The window CAGAAGAAGAGTGCACTGCGAGCTCAATCGCAGCGGACGATCTCGTCCGCCAAGCAACCATCAGGGCTGATTGCACGGGAAAAAACGCCCACGCAATCCGCACGGACGAAGTCCGCCCTTGACAATCGCTCTCATAGAACCACTGACATGGCGCTGAGACCGCTGACTCGCTCCTCAACAGCGACGGCTCCATGCACCAAGGAGCAGAGGGTTTCTTGTTCCGATGCGTCGGGAAGCCTCCAACGGTCAGGGAGCCTCCCGACACATTCACAAATTCACAACGTCACTGCGCGCGGAGCTGTCTCCGTACACGGAGCCCGTCAGTGGTTTCAGCGCAGTGTCAGCGATTTCAGCGGCCCGCTAATCTCAACCGTTCCCGGAATCCTGTGATGAACCAATTATTGGACTCGAACAGTGGGCCACGGAAGCCACTGACACGGCGTTGGCACCGCCGAAGGATTGCGTGGACCGATCTTTCAGCCGGGAGATGACTGGGTATTCGCGAGTGCTGTCGAGGATGACTCGTTTGACTTTCGGCTTCGGGCCAAAGAATAGAATGAGACCGAGAGGCAGCCGAGTCACGTTCAAGTAGTTGAGCACTTGTGGTATCGCTTCGGAGTCGAGGAATCGGCCCGTCTTTATCTCTACGATAAGCGTCTTTTCGATGATCAGATCGGCGCGATAGCGCCCAATCGCCTCACCCAGATGGAATAGCTCGAAGGGCACTTCTCGCTCAACGCCAAGCCCCGCGAGCTTGAGTTCGACGGACAGTGCCCGTCTGTAGACGGATTCCAAAAAGCCGAATCCAAAGGCGTCGTAGGTACGGTAGAATCCCGCGATGACGTCGCCTGTGAGCTCAGAAAGCGGATAGTTCGCGTCAACGAATGCCATGCGCAACGATGGCCGCAAGCGCACACTAAGTACTCATCCTTCCAGCGCCAGCTGTTGCCTATCGCCGCCGGGAACCAGTCAGCGTTTTCAGGGCCGTGTCAGCAGTTTCAGCGGCCCCCTACGGCTCATTCCGAAATTCCGCGAAAAACCCCTTACTTCGCCGGCGTCGCGATACTGCCCGGATTCGCCAGCCGCGGCGAATCGTGAATGATCTCTCCACCGAGATACGCCGTGCGAGCGACGGTGCTGAGCCCGAAGAGCGCGAGCACGGCGACGACGACGCGGAGCCACACCGGCGGAAGTCCCATCGTCTCGCGGCGAAGCATTCGCCACCACGTATACGCGCTTGCCGCGCCCATGACGAGCACACAGCCCAGCGCCCATCCCGCCGCGGCATCGTGCGCGTCGACCATCGAGCGCACGACGTACCACGTATTGCGAAGCGCGTCGGACGCCTGATCGCCGGCGAAGTACACGGGGTAGATGCTCAGTCCCGCCAGCGTCAACGTCGCCACGGCGTACAGCCAGACGGCGCGTTGCCTAACGATCAGCGCGAGCGCCAACACCGCGCTCCCGACCACGGTGAGGATGATCGGGAAGTGATTGATGAGGATGTGAATGTAGGGCCAGTTCATATGGGTCCGGTGAGATGTCCGGGCGAAGGCTAACCTTTCGTGTCGCGACCGGTGAGCACCACGCGTATCGAGCGGCGAAGCCGGCCCATCGTTCCCTCTTCGCCGCGTCCATCCCCCGATCGCGCGCGTGGGTATGGTCGGCCTTCCTCCTGGAGCACGTCGAGGGGGTAGGCAGCGCCACCATTCATGACGTATCGAATGACTTCCTCGATGCCGCGGCGACGAAGCTTGTATTTCGGGAGCTCCGCAAGCGAAACCCACTCGGCACGCAGCGACTCCCGATCCGGCTTCTGCTTCGTCGTCGTCGCGCCGCGTGGCTCGCCGAGGAACACGACGCGCAGTCGCGCCTCGCTCCCGGGTGTGTGTTCGATGCGCAGGATGCCGGTCAATCGGATCTTGACCCCTGACTCCTCCAGCGTCTCGCGCACCGCTCCTTCGGCGATCGACTCCTCGGGCTCGACGCGCCCTGCCGGAAGATGCCAGCCCTGATCCTTCTTTCGCTCCTGCACGAGGAGAAAGCGGTCGCCATGCTTGACGACGACCGCAGCGAAATACCAGGTAGGAATCGGCTCGCGTGGCAAAGCTCGAGGGGTGGCTGGTCGCTGAAAATTACGGCAACGCGTACGCTACGTAAGCGTCACCGGACGGCGTACCGAGCTTCCCGCCACCCGCCGCGATCACGACGTACTGCTTGCCATGCACCGAGAACGTACTCGGCGTCGCGTAGCCGGCCGCCGGCAGCGACGTCTCCCACAGTAGCCTGCCCGTCGACTTGTCGAACGCGCGAAATTTGGCGTCCTGCGTTGCGGCAATGAAGACGAGTCCGCCCGCGGTCACGATCGGTCCACCGTACTGCTCCGCGCCGGTGTTGCTCATGCCCTTGGCCGACAGCTCGGAGTGATCGCCAAGCGGAATTCGCCACTTGTACGCACCGGTGTTGAGATCGATCGCGCTCAGCGTGCCCCACGGTGGCTTGATCATGGGCATGCCGGCCGAGTCTCGCCATCGCTCGTAGCCAAGGAACGCGTAGGGTGCCTTTGCTGACTCGACGCGATGCGTCGATCTCGCAAGCACTACATGCGGCTTGCCCACGAGATACGCGATCACCGCACTCTTCTCCTTCTCCGGCAGGTTCGCAAACGCCGGCATGAAGCCGCGTCCGCGCTCGATGACGTCCTGCAACTGGTCGATGGAGAGACGCGAGCCGACGCCGACGAGCGATGGCGCGCGCTCCTGTCCGCGCCGGTCGCGTCCATGGCAGCTCGCGCAGGCCGCTGCATAGACTGCCGCTCCGGTGCGCGAGCGACTCGCGATCGGAACCTTCGCGACCTCGCGCATCGCGGCGATCCAGGGGACGTCGCTCGCGTTGACGTAGATCACGCCCGTCGTGGTATCGACGGCCGCGCCGCCCCACTCGCCGCCACCATCGAAGCCGGGGAGAATGATCGTGCCCTCGACACTCGGCGGCGTGAAGAGCGAGTCGGCCCGAAGGGCATGAAAGCGCTCGAGTGCTGCCGCGTGCGCCTCCGGGCTGATACTCGTTAGGTCGACCTCGGTCATGCGCTGCCGCGCGAAGGGAGCCGGCTTCGCGGGAATCGGCTGCGTCGGCCACGCCTGTTCGCCGCGCAAATCGGACGACGGAACGGGTCGCTCCTCGATCGGAAAGAGCGGCTTGCCCGAGGTACGGTCGAACACGAAGACGAACCCACTCTTGGTGATCTGCGCGACCGCGTCGACGCGATGGCCGCCGCTCGTCAGGGTCACGAGATTCGGCGCGGCGGGGAGATCGCGATCCCAGAGATCGTGGTGCACCGACTGGAAGTGCCAGATTCGCCTTCCGGTGTTGGCGTCGAGCGCGAGCAGGGTATTCGCGAAGAGATCCGCGCCGACGCGATCGCCGCCATAAAAATCTGGGGTCGCGGAGCCGGTTGGTATGTAGACGATGCCGCGTTTCACATCTACTGACATGCCCGGCCAGGAATTCGAGCCGCCGACCGTGCGCCACGCATCCGCGGGCCACGTCTCGTAGCCAAACTCGCCGGGTCGCGGAACCGTGTGAAAGGTCCAGCGGATGCGTCCCGTGTGCACGTCGTACGCTCGCACGTCGCCGGGCGCGGAGCCTTCGCCTTCGCCGACCCGCGATCCCTGGATGAGCAAATCCTTATAGGCGACGCCGGGGCTCGTCGCAACGAGATACTCGCCGGCGACGTCGCGGCCGAGTCCAGCCGCGAGATCGAGCGAGCCGAGGTTGCCGAAGACGCGATCCGGCTTTCCCGTGCGCGCGTCGAGCGAATAGAGCCGGCGGCCGGC of the Gemmatimonadaceae bacterium genome contains:
- a CDS encoding PQQ-binding-like beta-propeller repeat protein, encoding MTEQDPELRPSGEPWLSTVRRALTVGALLGAGACGRRTEPSIDWRVTGGEPGNSRYSSLDQINRGNVGQLRVAWTYHTGDIPTEHSEMQATPIVVDSVLYTTTPALAIVALRADNGALLWRFDPFASGTRESHVNRGVVYWADDRDARIFFTAGRRLYSLDARTGKPDRVFGNLGSLDLAAGLGRDVAGEYLVATSPGVAYKDLLIQGSRVGEGEGSAPGDVRAYDVHTGRIRWTFHTVPRPGEFGYETWPADAWRTVGGSNSWPGMSVDVKRGIVYIPTGSATPDFYGGDRVGADLFANTLLALDANTGRRIWHFQSVHHDLWDRDLPAAPNLVTLTSGGHRVDAVAQITKSGFVFVFDRTSGKPLFPIEERPVPSSDLRGEQAWPTQPIPAKPAPFARQRMTEVDLTSISPEAHAAALERFHALRADSLFTPPSVEGTIILPGFDGGGEWGGAAVDTTTGVIYVNASDVPWIAAMREVAKVPIASRSRTGAAVYAAACASCHGRDRRGQERAPSLVGVGSRLSIDQLQDVIERGRGFMPAFANLPEKEKSAVIAYLVGKPHVVLARSTHRVESAKAPYAFLGYERWRDSAGMPMIKPPWGTLSAIDLNTGAYKWRIPLGDHSELSAKGMSNTGAEQYGGPIVTAGGLVFIAATQDAKFRAFDKSTGRLLWETSLPAAGYATPSTFSVHGKQYVVIAAGGGKLGTPSGDAYVAYALP
- a CDS encoding GxxExxY protein encodes the protein MAFVDANYPLSELTGDVIAGFYRTYDAFGFGFLESVYRRALSVELKLAGLGVEREVPFELFHLGEAIGRYRADLIIEKTLIVEIKTGRFLDSEAIPQVLNYLNVTRLPLGLILFFGPKPKVKRVILDSTREYPVISRLKDRSTQSFGGANAVSVASVAHCSSPIIGSSQDSGNG
- a CDS encoding NUDIX domain-containing protein, which codes for MPREPIPTWYFAAVVVKHGDRFLLVQERKKDQGWHLPAGRVEPEESIAEGAVRETLEESGVKIRLTGILRIEHTPGSEARLRVVFLGEPRGATTTKQKPDRESLRAEWVSLAELPKYKLRRRGIEEVIRYVMNGGAAYPLDVLQEEGRPYPRARSGDGRGEEGTMGRLRRSIRVVLTGRDTKG